The Rhododendron vialii isolate Sample 1 chromosome 1a, ASM3025357v1 region ttttttttctaaaagcaTGCATTTTAGAAAATATGAATGTTTATGAGTTGAACTAGTTCGTGTATGTTCAGGTTTCTTGGGAATAATAAATTGAATGGAACTCCTCCCGCGCTAAAGAGTCCTTCTCTTCTGCATATGTAAGTCAGTCTTACATAACCATTCATAGTTCAAGGAGATTGTATGCAGGTGGTACATGGACGTTTATGGTCATTATGTAGAGTTCCTAGAATGTCATGGGTTAGATGATTTCAGAAGCATAACCCACTACTGTACAGTAATATGATTTGATTACTTATTAAATTGTATAGGTTCAATTTTGGGCGAATCATTGTGGAGTAAATTGTTTATAACTTTAAGGCCGCATTGTTTGTATTGATAGTTCCTTTAGACGTAAAAAGGAAACAAGTAGGATTGCCAACATGTCCATCATTCGttgcttggaaaaaaaaaataatgttaatGCGCATCTTTGCTAATATGTTTTGGCGCACAAATATGAGAACTTGTACAGTAGCGGAGCTAGGATTTTGATACCAGGGGGCCAGCTTaacatttatatatttttatcggaacgtatacttattatatttttattgaaatgattttttaggctatttcaactgtcacgtgtttattttttatttacgaaagaaattgataaatgagaatgtaaaataaccaatttttaatctaattgaagcaaaattattaagattatctGGTATATAACTGTACACGagtaattatcaataatattcacaATCCGGTAtatataaaaggaaaattttaaaactcggacGCTTGGGGAGCCGGAGCCCCCCAGGCCCCTACATACCTCTACCCTTGAACCTGTATCGTAAAGAAGTGTTTGGGAAATGGAAATCTTGATTCATGCTGTCATGGTAGTATACTGATATGTAAGCTGATGATGACATCTGAGGCTTCAACAGTCAAATGTAAGACTGAACAATTTATCGGTTCTCAGTAGAACGAAAATCTCAACTAAGCATCCCCATTATGTCGTTTCCTGCAGAGATGTGTCATACAATCAATTATCGCCGGCAATTCCATCTTGGGCGAACAACAGGTGATTCTCTCTGTGTTGTATGTTTTTAATGGTATTCTGTGGTCTCTGAACATTTAGTGATACAAAAAGAAAGTTGTGTAATTTCCTATATACAATTCGAGTGTTGAACAGCATGATTATGGAGCTGTTAATGCACAAGTTTGTCAGCTTTAGAGCATGTATGATACTAATTCCTAAATGTAAACGGAAAACGGATATTTTTCAAGTTGTTCTGATATCAGATACCATGTCTGAATTCTACAGTTTATTTCTTCACCCACAATTTTTGTACTCAGCTGAATGAGATTTACCGCTTAGTTTTTGTGTCCCTTTCTTATATTCAGTGTTCTTGTGTAATGGGACCGGACCCTTGATGAAATTGGCTGCCATATGTTTTTCACTTTCTAAACTACAGATGAAAATTTTGCGTTGTGATTTGTGTAAACTGATTGTTAGAAGTCCAGCAAATGGGGCCTATGTAAGAAGTTAACTAGACAACTTTGGAAGCATTctgtagaaattttatatccatctcaaaaccaattggaatgagtggagaggtctcaaatattattaattaatcactcattccactcccaagcaattgCGTTAATTATGTGGCAAATTCAACTTGCATTAATCAATATCCATTCTTCTTCTGCATACAGTGTTATGGCTACAGGATTTGACTGTATTCTAGAGAATCTTCCCTGCCTTGGAGATATTCACAGTTCTCCTAAGTGTAAGTGCAATTTAGAACCTCCCCTTACCCTTTATTCTGAGACGGGACACATAAAGTCTATGATGCTGGAAAGAGGATCTTTGAGTTTAGTGTTCTTTGAATCATCAAATCCTTTTAATAATTCTAAAAGTAGGTCAACTTAGACTGGTAACTGTTAGCTGACTTGGTACACAATGCTGGGCCCTTTTCCTAATTGTTTAAGCTTTTGGAATAATTGGTGACTTGATGGTATTAGAGCTTCAGTTCGTAAAGGTCCTAAGTCAATCCAAGTCTCGTAACTTCTGTTCATTCCATTGTTTTATGTTACCATGCGCTCTCTATGTGTGCATCTGTACACCTTattcggtgttgttttgattgcCTCTTGATACGTGGGAATGGGCCATACATGGTGGGGTGTTACATAGTTTGATATTGATTTTGGTTTACTGTGTACTGTTGTGTATGTGGTCATGCAAAATCCTTTCATGcggttaatttttttggagtccACTGGATTGAGTTTCATTGTCGTACTACCTCTGAGATTTGAAGCCTATGTGGATTTATTTAATGCTCCTTCACCATTTTTTCTGCTTTTATTTCCACCAATGGATGTTGCTAGTCAATGGCCTATTTTTTGAGTTCCAATCTTACAATGCCCTTTGCCAATGAAAGGCCATAAGAagcctcctccttcttcttcttcttctttttcttctttgtcttTCAAGGTGACAATTTTATACTTGTCAGATGAAGTGAGAAATtcctttccttgttaatgtcaAAACTTCGCATGTAAAATGCAGCGAAGTCAAATTTGTCTTCATAAAGTGTAATTCCCACTTCTAGAAGTTCATTAAACCCATAAGATGCatcacatgatcaaggagatgtggctgttttttctttttttctggtgCACCTTTTTGAACTATAATCTGATGAATTCCTCTTCCCCGATGGTTTGCAGATTCTGACTTTGCGATTAATTGTGGTGGTCCAGAGATAACATCTAGTAGTCAGATTGTATATGAGCGGGATAGCGAGACTCTTGGTCCAGCTACTTATTACGAGGCTAGTACAAAAAGGTGGGCAGTTAGTAATGTCGGGCACTTCAACGAGCTAAACGATCCCCAGTATACGAGTTTCTCTTCAATTCAGTTCAATACTTTGGATTCGGAGCTGTTACAGACAGCACGAATATCACCAGGATCACTAAGATATTTTGGACTGGGACTTGAGAATGGTAATTACAATGTGACTCTCGAGTTTGCAGAGACAGCATTCTTAGATCCCCCATCTTGGAAAAGTC contains the following coding sequences:
- the LOC131314915 gene encoding probable LRR receptor-like serine/threonine-protein kinase At1g56140, which gives rise to MRFNLKVWQLIIRDLSFNNLTGPIPDSLFNSSSLLYLFLGNNKLNGTPPALKSPSLLHIDVSYNQLSPAIPSWANNSVMATGFDCILENLPCLGDIHSSPKYSDFAINCGGPEITSSSQIVYERDSETLGPATYYEASTKRWAVSNVGHFNELNDPQYTSFSSIQFNTLDSELLQTARISPGSLRYFGLGLENGNYNVTLEFAETAFLDPPSWKSHGRRVFDIYIQVSAALSQLVFFSF